The proteins below come from a single Actinomycetota bacterium genomic window:
- a CDS encoding cell division protein CrgA: SRPYAPPPTRKRPKASPRWYGYVVLGLIVVGITVIVANYMNFLPGEYQPLWLWVGLGIVSVGFIAATNWR; encoded by the coding sequence CCTCCCGCCCCTATGCGCCCCCGCCGACGCGGAAGCGGCCGAAGGCAAGCCCGCGTTGGTACGGCTACGTCGTTCTCGGTCTGATCGTCGTGGGGATCACCGTCATCGTGGCCAACTACATGAACTTCCTCCCCGGCGAGTATCAACCGCTCTGGCTGTGGGTCGGGCTCGGCATCGTCTCCGTGGGATTCATCGCCGCCACGAACTGGCGATAG
- a CDS encoding Glu/Leu/Phe/Val dehydrogenase, translated as MGAFEAVQTFFETSAERLGLDDCVRALLQTHQRQTEVQVRAAMDDGEIRTFPGWRIQHNNARGPYKGGLRFHPSVSVDEFQCFAALMTWKCALVDIPYGGGKGGVRVDPKRLSEGELERVSRSYIREIAPVIGPRIDIPAPDVNTGPREMAWMADEYRRVSGDGDALAALTGKPIALGGSLGREQATGRGALFALDRIAHHRGWSRDRIRIAVEGYGNAGWWFSTLATQVGYRIIGVSDSGGGIHNPEGLDPRTVLQHKRSTGSVVGFKNADIIDGEDVVGLDCEVLVPAAMEEHVREDNADSVRANLVLEVANYPITPKADVLLQERGVTVIPDILASAGGVVVSYLEWIQNLQRDTWSEDRVNERLSEITNAATDRVLARANERGITHREAGYEIAVERVAEAERLRGRW; from the coding sequence ATGGGCGCCTTCGAGGCCGTGCAGACGTTCTTCGAGACGTCCGCCGAGCGTCTCGGGCTCGACGATTGCGTCCGGGCCCTCCTGCAGACTCACCAGCGCCAGACCGAGGTGCAGGTCCGGGCGGCCATGGACGACGGCGAGATCCGCACGTTTCCGGGTTGGCGGATCCAGCACAACAACGCGCGCGGTCCGTACAAGGGCGGCCTGCGGTTCCACCCATCGGTCTCGGTAGACGAGTTCCAGTGCTTCGCGGCGCTCATGACGTGGAAGTGCGCGCTCGTCGACATCCCGTACGGCGGCGGCAAGGGCGGTGTTCGGGTCGATCCGAAGCGGCTGTCGGAAGGCGAGCTCGAGCGCGTATCTCGTTCATACATCCGCGAGATCGCACCAGTGATCGGACCCCGGATCGACATCCCGGCACCGGACGTGAACACCGGACCGCGAGAGATGGCGTGGATGGCCGACGAGTACCGGCGCGTCTCCGGCGATGGCGACGCGCTAGCTGCCCTCACCGGCAAACCGATCGCGCTCGGCGGTTCGCTGGGGCGGGAGCAGGCGACGGGACGTGGCGCGCTGTTCGCCCTGGACCGGATCGCGCACCATCGCGGCTGGTCGCGCGACCGGATCCGCATCGCCGTCGAGGGATACGGCAATGCCGGGTGGTGGTTCTCCACCCTCGCCACGCAGGTCGGCTACCGGATCATCGGGGTCTCGGACTCGGGCGGCGGGATCCACAACCCGGAGGGACTCGATCCGCGCACCGTGCTGCAGCACAAGCGCTCGACGGGGAGCGTGGTCGGGTTCAAGAACGCGGACATCATCGACGGAGAGGACGTCGTCGGCCTCGACTGCGAGGTTCTCGTCCCGGCCGCGATGGAGGAGCACGTCCGGGAGGACAACGCCGATTCGGTCAGGGCCAACCTCGTCCTCGAGGTGGCGAACTACCCGATCACGCCGAAGGCGGACGTGTTGCTCCAGGAGCGTGGCGTCACGGTGATCCCGGACATCCTGGCGAGCGCCGGCGGCGTGGTCGTCTCGTACCTCGAGTGGATCCAGAACCTCCAGCGCGACACGTGGAGCGAGGACCGAGTGAACGAGCGCCTATCCGAGATCACGAACGCCGCGACCGACCGGGTGCTGGCTCGAGCCAACGAACGCGGCATCACGCATCGCGAGGCGGGCTACGAGATCGCCGTCGAGCGCGTCGCCGAGGCCGAACGCCTCCGCGGCCGCTGGTAG
- a CDS encoding SigE family RNA polymerase sigma factor: protein MTAERPQTERSDGGRLEELFRVHAPEATRLAFLLTGERALAEDLVQDAFVKLLGRFRDLRNPDAFWWYLRRTIVNLSRSQFRRRKVERAWLAWQRPEATAPGPDLGERDRMRRALMTLRPEQRAAIVLRYYEDLSEADTAEALGIPIGTVKSTVSRGMDRLREELNRDA from the coding sequence GTGACGGCCGAACGTCCGCAAACCGAACGGAGCGACGGCGGGAGACTCGAGGAGCTCTTCCGAGTCCATGCGCCCGAGGCGACCCGCCTGGCGTTCCTCCTGACCGGTGAACGCGCGCTCGCCGAGGACCTGGTGCAGGACGCGTTCGTGAAGTTGCTCGGGCGGTTCCGCGACCTTCGGAATCCTGACGCGTTCTGGTGGTACCTGCGCCGCACGATCGTGAACCTTTCCCGGTCGCAGTTTCGGCGGCGGAAGGTCGAACGAGCGTGGCTCGCGTGGCAGCGGCCGGAGGCGACAGCGCCCGGACCCGACCTTGGCGAACGCGACCGGATGCGCCGCGCGCTGATGACGCTTCGACCCGAGCAGCGGGCGGCGATCGTCCTTCGGTACTACGAGGACCTGAGCGAGGCGGACACGGCCGAGGCGCTCGGGATCCCCATCGGAACGGTAAAGTCGACGGTCTCGCGCGGGATGGACCGCCTTCGTGAGGAGCTGAACCGGGATGCGTGA